Proteins from one Chloroflexota bacterium genomic window:
- a CDS encoding N-acetylmuramoyl-L-alanine amidase: MRRYARIVVCALSLLALALSVAGCAGGAQQNVQPQVQGTATWTQSTVSDFKQGVLQRLQVERQGDGELTLARDTQGQYETAGVYTSPPFAPGAPFSLAVWQWEADIPAGTTLTLAVRTSADGKAWTDWQELPPDEDVRSATGDWPGHMWFAQGARYAQYRLRFTSSDGRATPVLASVTWHFANTAPGPTVQEAMQMVIPQGEGPGVQRPAIIPRRGWGADESLMTWEPKYEKPVKIIIHHTATPNDPKQDPAATVRAVYYYHAVTRGWGDIGYNYLIDRLGNIYEGRKGGEGVVGGHDYGFNEGSVGISLIGDFQSEPPTEAMMNALARLVAWVCDRYGIDPTGRSIFRDLDLPNIAGHRETKSTTCPGDQVQNRLPALRERVAEIIHQQAPSVRFVSPLPDRALSGLQTVTVQGGVATSDITLYLDGKPVLRKIGTALEYKWDTTATADGDHLLKAVAHNARGEEASQSMMVLVDNTPPQVTLLINNGAPYATQQTITLTLEVLDVGSGVEAMQVALGENLAAAPAEPYRREVVLTLPDEPGLRTYSAVVTDKAGLTSKPSVAQIYYDPNPPGGWTEAALSSTGEIAVRVRDAESGLEPASAFAAWSTDGGATWSVWQDVSVTPEGQEATLYARVPEAATSVRFRIADMAGNLAESPVYLLPCGECPPKPTPEPAPAPDIAAPDLVVSALEIFPPQPEAGEPTLFRVRVRNQGDGPAPGCWVQLYIDPSVIPYVNSVASTLGVGLLWYVPDLAPGEEITLLSSEPYPQFGNYAGSLASGMHSIYVLADAYHTEGDTGLVAESDEQNNLFGPVQVQMKGSSPFRWSTLEEWLSRWLHWKP; encoded by the coding sequence ATGAGACGCTATGCGCGGATCGTAGTCTGCGCCCTCAGCCTCCTGGCTCTGGCGCTGTCCGTGGCCGGTTGCGCAGGAGGCGCGCAGCAAAACGTACAGCCCCAGGTGCAGGGCACGGCCACCTGGACCCAGTCCACGGTGTCGGATTTCAAGCAAGGCGTCCTGCAACGTCTCCAGGTTGAGCGCCAGGGGGACGGCGAATTGACCCTCGCCCGCGATACCCAGGGCCAGTACGAGACGGCGGGCGTGTACACATCCCCGCCCTTCGCACCAGGCGCGCCCTTCTCTCTGGCCGTCTGGCAGTGGGAGGCCGACATCCCCGCCGGCACAACCCTGACGCTCGCCGTCCGCACCAGCGCCGACGGCAAAGCGTGGACGGACTGGCAGGAACTGCCCCCCGACGAAGACGTGCGATCCGCCACCGGCGACTGGCCGGGCCACATGTGGTTCGCCCAGGGCGCGCGGTACGCCCAATACCGGCTCCGGTTTACATCCAGCGATGGCAGAGCCACGCCGGTCCTCGCCTCGGTAACCTGGCATTTCGCCAACACCGCGCCTGGCCCCACCGTCCAGGAAGCGATGCAGATGGTCATCCCGCAGGGCGAGGGGCCGGGCGTGCAGCGTCCCGCGATCATCCCGCGCCGCGGCTGGGGAGCCGACGAGAGCCTCATGACCTGGGAGCCGAAGTACGAGAAGCCCGTGAAGATCATCATCCACCACACGGCGACCCCCAACGATCCGAAACAGGACCCCGCCGCCACCGTCCGCGCCGTGTACTACTACCACGCCGTAACCCGCGGCTGGGGCGACATCGGGTACAACTACCTTATTGACCGCCTGGGCAACATCTACGAAGGGCGCAAGGGGGGCGAAGGCGTCGTCGGGGGCCACGACTACGGCTTCAACGAAGGCTCTGTGGGCATCTCCCTCATCGGCGACTTCCAGTCCGAGCCGCCCACCGAAGCGATGATGAACGCGCTGGCCCGCCTGGTGGCCTGGGTCTGCGACCGCTACGGCATTGACCCCACCGGCCGCAGCATCTTCCGCGACCTGGACCTGCCCAACATTGCTGGCCACCGCGAGACCAAATCCACCACCTGCCCGGGCGATCAGGTGCAGAACCGCCTGCCGGCCCTGCGCGAACGCGTCGCCGAGATCATTCACCAGCAGGCCCCCTCCGTGCGGTTCGTGTCGCCGCTGCCCGACCGCGCCCTGTCCGGTCTGCAGACCGTAACTGTCCAAGGGGGAGTCGCCACCTCCGACATCACCCTGTACCTGGACGGCAAGCCGGTGCTGCGGAAAATCGGCACCGCGCTGGAGTACAAATGGGATACAACCGCCACGGCGGACGGCGATCACCTGCTAAAGGCTGTGGCGCACAACGCGCGCGGCGAAGAGGCGTCTCAATCCATGATGGTGCTCGTGGACAACACTCCCCCGCAGGTTACGCTGCTCATCAACAACGGCGCCCCCTACGCGACGCAGCAGACCATCACCTTGACGCTGGAGGTGCTGGACGTGGGAAGCGGCGTGGAAGCCATGCAGGTGGCCCTGGGGGAGAACTTGGCAGCCGCGCCCGCCGAACCCTACCGGCGCGAAGTGGTGCTCACGCTCCCCGACGAGCCTGGACTTCGCACCTACTCGGCGGTCGTAACGGACAAGGCCGGCCTCACATCCAAGCCATCTGTCGCGCAGATATACTACGACCCCAACCCGCCCGGCGGGTGGACGGAAGCGGCGCTGTCCAGCACAGGCGAAATCGCTGTGCGCGTGCGCGATGCCGAAAGCGGACTTGAGCCGGCCAGCGCCTTTGCCGCCTGGTCCACCGACGGCGGCGCCACGTGGAGCGTGTGGCAAGACGTCAGCGTAACGCCCGAAGGACAGGAGGCCACGCTATACGCCCGCGTGCCCGAAGCCGCCACCTCGGTGCGATTCCGCATTGCCGACATGGCCGGCAATCTCGCCGAAAGTCCGGTGTACCTTCTGCCTTGCGGCGAATGCCCGCCCAAGCCGACGCCCGAACCCGCGCCCGCCCCGGACATCGCCGCGCCCGACCTCGTCGTCAGCGCGCTGGAAATCTTCCCGCCACAACCCGAAGCGGGCGAACCCACCCTCTTCCGAGTGCGGGTGCGCAATCAAGGCGATGGCCCCGCGCCCGGATGTTGGGTGCAACTGTACATAGACCCCAGCGTAATACCTTATGTCAACTCCGTCGCCAGCACGTTGGGCGTAGGCCTGCTGTGGTACGTCCCCGACCTGGCCCCCGGCGAAGAGATCACCCTCCTCTCGTCGGAACCGTACCCGCAATTCGGCAACTATGCGGGGAGTCTGGCAAGCGGTATGCACAGCATCTATGTGCTGGCGGACGCTTACCACACCGAAGGCGACACGGGGCTGGTAGCCGAGTCGGACGAGCAGAACAACCTGTTCGGCCCGGTGCAGGTACAGATGAAAGGCTCCAGTCCGTTCCGCTGGTCAACCCTAGAAGAGTGGCTGAGCCGCTGGCTCCACTGGAAACCTTAG